The DNA window AGGATGAGGGATGCCACAAGCACGGGCTTTCGGCCGAGCTTGTCGCCGAGGTGACCGCCGATGATGCCGCCGATCGGGCGGGCGGCGAAGCCGACACCCAGCGTGGCGAAAGCCGCGAGGGTGCCGGTGACCGGGTCTCCGCCCGGGAAGAAGGCGGTGCCGAAGTAGAGGGCCGCTGCCGTGCCGAAGCCGATGAAGTCGTAGGTCTCGATGACTGCGCCCACACCGGAGCCGATGGCCACTTTTCGGGCATCTTTCGTTCCCGAGACTGGTCCGCGCATTGTCAGAGCGTCGTTGCTCATTGAAATACCTTTCAATCGCTGTGACTGTCGACCGCCGACAGCATCACGTTCAGGACAGTCTGAGCTTCTTGATCGAGCTTGTCAACAGGCAACATAAAACTGCTAGCCGTTGACTGTTGACAGTGAAATCCGTAGTCTCGATTCACCGCGGTTGTCACTCACCGCTGACACTCAGAGGATCACAATGACGTTTAACCCTCGCCTCGGCTGCTCGACGATCAGCTTCCGGCACCAGCGCCTGGCCGACGCGCTCGCCACAATTCGCGCGGCAGGCTTCGAGGAGGTCGACCTCGGCGCGCTGCCCGGCGTCTGCGACCACGTCCCCTTTGTTCTTGATGCGGATGCCGTCGGCGCTGTCGCCGAGACGGTACTCTCCTCAGGGCTGCGCGTGCGTTCGGTCAACGGCGATATCGGTGACCTGAACCGCGTGCTCTCAGCTCATGAGCGGGCGGCCCGGCGGGAGCACCTCGACATGCTGCTCTCGCTCACTCGGGCCATCGGCGCGCGGGCGCTCGTGCTGCCGTGCGGCGCGCTCGATCACGAACCCCTCCGCAGCCTCGACCAGGACCTCGACACCGTCGCCGCCGAATTGATCGCCGCGTCGGACCGAGCCCGAGAGGTCGGGGTGGAGCTCTGGACCGAGTCGCTCCACTTCCTCCGGCTGTGCTGGAACATCGACCGCGCGGCCCGACTCACCGGCCGGCTCACGGGTACCGGCGTGGGCATCGTGATGGACTTCAGCCACGTCACGGCATCCGGTGGATCGCCGATCGACTTCGTGGACCGCTTCGGCCCGGCCATCAGGCATGTTCACCTGCGTGACGCCGTGCCGGGCAACATCCGTCTCAGCATCGGCAACGGTGTCGCCGACTTCGCCGGTGGGCTGCGGGCGCTCGCCGAGTCGGGTTATCGCGGGCACTTCTCACTCGAGCTGGAGACCGGCGACGTGACGGATGCCGAGCGGCCGGCGGCGGCCGTCGCGGCGGCATCCGTTCTCTCGCCCCTTCTCGGAACTCGCACCGATCCCGCCCTTCACTCTCTACTCTTCTGACTGCCCAATCGATCTCAAGGAGACATCATGACCGACAACATCCAGCGCACCGCCGTTCTCACGGGCGCTACCTCCGACCGCGGAATCGGTGTGACCACCGCCAGGCGTTACGCCCGCGAGGGGTGGGCGATCGTCATTCTCGATCTCGACGGGGAGAAGTCCACGGCGGTCGCGGCGGAGATCAGCGCGGAGTTCGGGGTGCCGGCGTTTGGGCACCGGGTCGATGTGGCTGATGAGGCGTCGGTGCTCGCCGCCCAGGAAGCCGTTGCCGGCGAGGTGTCGGCCGGGCGGCTGCCCGCGATCGGAGCGCTCGCGAACATCGCGGGCATCACGTCGCCGGTGCCGTTCCTCGAGACCACGCTCGAGCTGTGGAACAAGGTGATGGCCGTCAACGCTACGGGCACCTACCTGGTGACGAAGGCGTTCCTGCCGGCGATGATCGAGAACCAGTGGGGGCGTATCGTGAACATGTCGTCGGTGTCGGCGCAGCGTGGTGGTGGCGTGTTCGGCAAGGTGCCGTACTCGGCGGCGAAGGCGGCGATCCTCGGGTTCACGAAGGCACTCGCGCGGGAGCTCGGCGACAACGGCGTGACGGTGAACGCGGTGACGCCCGGTGCGGTCGACACGAACATCCGCGTGGGCAGCACGCCGGAACAGGAGGAGGCGATTGCGGCGGGCATTCCGCTCGGGCGCACGGCGACTGCCGAGGAGGTCGCCGCCGTGATCACGTTCCTGTCGTCGCAGGACGCCGGCTACGTCACCGGGACCACCGTCGACATCAACGGTGGCAGCCACATCCACTAGTCACCCCGGCGCGCCCTCCACTCGAGCGCTGCACTTCCAGCGTTGCGCTGCAGATGCTTCTGCAGCGCCGGACAAGAATGTGCCGCGCTCGGTGCGTGAACCCGCTGGGTGCTCAACGGTCACGCCCGGTTTGGTGCCCGTTCACGCGGAGTTTGCCCGTGCCCGCTTGGGTGGGAGCGTCCGCCGCTCGACGGACGCGAGACTCTCACAGGGGAACAACCAACAATGCATGCACCTGACACCGTGCGCCGGCGCCGAATCGTGACGTCCGTGGCATCCGCAATGCTGATCGCGGGGATCAGCATTGCCTCTCCGCTCGCCGCCTTCGCGGCGCCCGACGACAATGGCGGAGCAGCGCGCAACGACTCGGACCAGACCGAGGCGCTGCGACAGTCGATTCTCGACAGCGACGCGAAGAACGTCATCCTGCTCATCGGCGATGGGATGGGCGACAGCGAGATCACCGTCGCTCGCAACTACGCCGAGGGCGCCGCTGGTGAGTTCGCCGGAATCGACGCACTGCCGCTGACCGGCCAGTACACGACGTACGCGCTCAACAAGGACGGCACCCCCAACTACGCGTCCGAGTCGGCGTCGACGGCATCCGGCTGGTCGACGGGAACCAAGACTTACAACGGGGCGCTCTCGGTCGACATCGCGGGTGAGGCCCAGTCGACGCTGCTCGAACTCGCCAAGGCGAACGGGCTGAAGACGGGCAACGTGTCGACGGCGGAGATTCAGGATGCCACGCCGGGCGCGGAGATCGCGCACGTGTCGGCGCGGTCCTGCTACGGGCCGACGGCCACCACGAAGACCTGCCCTGAGGCGGCGCTGGAGAACGGCGGGCTCGGCTCGATCTCGGAGCAGTTGCTCAACGTGCGCCCCGACGTGACGCTCGGTGGTGGGTCGAAGACCTTCAACGAAAAGGCGGTTGCAGGGCCGTGGCAGGGGCAGACGCTGTTCGACCAGGCCGAAGAGCGCGGCTACCAGCTCGTGAACGACGCTGCTTCGCTCGCCGCGGTGTCGGCGGCCGACGCGACGGCGCCGGTGCTCGGCCTCTTCACCGAGGGCAACTTTCCGACCCGCTGGGTCGGGCCCGAGGCCACGGTGGGCGGCGGAGACCTCGCTCCGGTCAGCTGCACCGAGAACCCCGCGCGGCTCGACACCGGACTCTCCCTCGGATCGTTGACCAGCAAGGCCATCGACCTGCTGGCATCCGACGACCAGGGCTTCTTCCTCCAGGTCGAGGGCGCGAGCATCGACAAGCGCGACCACGCTGCGGATGCCTGCGGCCAGATCGGTGAGACCGTCGACCTGGATGAGGCGGTGCAGGAGGCGCTCGAGTTCGCGAAGGCCGACGGTGACACCCTCGTCGTCGTGACCGCTGACCACGCGCACACGAGCCAGATCCTCGGTTCGACGCCTCCCGGTTTGAGCGCACACCTGCTCACCGAAGAGGGCCAGCCGATGATCGTTGGCTACGGCACGGCTGAGGCTGGCGAGTCGCAGCAGCACACGGGTTCGCAGGTGCGCATCGCCGGGTACGGACCGGGTGCGGCCAATGTCGTCGGGCTCACCGACCAGACCGACCTGTTCTTCACCTCCGCGAACTCACTGTCGTTGAACCGTGACCTGGCCTCATTGAGTGCG is part of the Mycetocola zhujimingii genome and encodes:
- a CDS encoding sugar phosphate isomerase/epimerase family protein, which produces MTFNPRLGCSTISFRHQRLADALATIRAAGFEEVDLGALPGVCDHVPFVLDADAVGAVAETVLSSGLRVRSVNGDIGDLNRVLSAHERAARREHLDMLLSLTRAIGARALVLPCGALDHEPLRSLDQDLDTVAAELIAASDRAREVGVELWTESLHFLRLCWNIDRAARLTGRLTGTGVGIVMDFSHVTASGGSPIDFVDRFGPAIRHVHLRDAVPGNIRLSIGNGVADFAGGLRALAESGYRGHFSLELETGDVTDAERPAAAVAAASVLSPLLGTRTDPALHSLLF
- a CDS encoding SDR family NAD(P)-dependent oxidoreductase, which codes for MTDNIQRTAVLTGATSDRGIGVTTARRYAREGWAIVILDLDGEKSTAVAAEISAEFGVPAFGHRVDVADEASVLAAQEAVAGEVSAGRLPAIGALANIAGITSPVPFLETTLELWNKVMAVNATGTYLVTKAFLPAMIENQWGRIVNMSSVSAQRGGGVFGKVPYSAAKAAILGFTKALARELGDNGVTVNAVTPGAVDTNIRVGSTPEQEEAIAAGIPLGRTATAEEVAAVITFLSSQDAGYVTGTTVDINGGSHIH
- the phoA gene encoding alkaline phosphatase, translated to MASAMLIAGISIASPLAAFAAPDDNGGAARNDSDQTEALRQSILDSDAKNVILLIGDGMGDSEITVARNYAEGAAGEFAGIDALPLTGQYTTYALNKDGTPNYASESASTASGWSTGTKTYNGALSVDIAGEAQSTLLELAKANGLKTGNVSTAEIQDATPGAEIAHVSARSCYGPTATTKTCPEAALENGGLGSISEQLLNVRPDVTLGGGSKTFNEKAVAGPWQGQTLFDQAEERGYQLVNDAASLAAVSAADATAPVLGLFTEGNFPTRWVGPEATVGGGDLAPVSCTENPARLDTGLSLGSLTSKAIDLLASDDQGFFLQVEGASIDKRDHAADACGQIGETVDLDEAVQEALEFAKADGDTLVVVTADHAHTSQILGSTPPGLSAHLLTEEGQPMIVGYGTAEAGESQQHTGSQVRIAGYGPGAANVVGLTDQTDLFFTSANSLSLNRDLASLSADATLSLSASAVKPGEEFTATVDGLDADWQVGGVIESDPVDLGQADVLRGDASFTVTAPAELGEHTVTLTGVQTGTVLTASVVVAEDPASVPVPVPAAPADPAAGAAGSGAGGGSGVGGSGVLGSTGAVVGPLAALAALLMAAGTVLALRHRRRQGQLA